From the genome of Streptomyces ficellus:
GCAGACGCCGCACTGGCGGGCGCTCTCGGCCGCGAGGTGGGCGGCCGCGTCGGCCGCCGTGCTCACGGGGCAGTCGTCCGGGCCGAGGAACCGGATCGCGGCGCAGCCGAGCGCGGTACCGGCCTCGGCGAGCCGGTCCGGGTCGACCGGCAGGTCCAGCGCCCCTTCGCCGACGAGGCCGCCGAACAGCCCGCCCATGAGCGCGGCACGGGCGTCCCGGGTTCCCTGCGCCCGGGCGAGCCGGCGCAGGGTGGTGCCGTAGGGCGCTTCGGTGAGCAGGGGTTCGGTGCCCGCGGGGCCGGCCAGGGTGAGCAGGGTGGTCCGGGCGATCCGGTGCCGCCGGTCGGGCCGGGCAGCGATCAGGGCGATGCGGGCGAGGCTCTCGACGTTGGCGACGAGGGTGGGTTCACCGCCGACGCCGCTCTGGTACGGACGCGGTGGTTTCGCCAGGGGCAGGGCGGGGCCGCCGTCGATCCGCCGCACCACGGCGCTCTCCTCGCCCGCCACGTACGTGTGGCCGGTCTCGACGACCTCGACGGTGTCGAGGGGGGACGCCGGGGCGCGCTCGGCGAGGGCACCGCGTACACGCTCGGCGGCCACGGGATCGGCGACGTACACGTATCCGTGCCGGGCGCCGGTGATCGAGGCGGCGCGGGCGAGCCCGTCGAGCACGAGGTGCGGGCGGGCGCGCAGCAGCCAGCGGTCCTTCACCGAGCCCGGTTCGCCCTCCTCGCCGTTGGCGACCACGACCGGGGCGCCGCCCGCGTCGCGTACGGCGGCCAGCTTCGTGGCGGCGGGGAAGGCCGCCCCGCCGCGGCCGCGCAGGCCGGCGTCGGCGAGGTGCGCGAGCAGTTCGCCGGGGGTGTCGTCGGCGCGCTGCCGGTAGCCGCCGGTGTCGAGGTAGGCGGTCAGGCTCTCCACGGCGCCCGGGGACGCTCCGAGGACCGTGCCGGCCGGTTCCGCCGGTTCCACCGTGCTCGTCGGTTCCGGCGGTTTCACCGTGCTCGTCGGTTCCGGCGGTTCCGCCAGGAGGGAGCGGACGCGGGTCGGCCCGGTGGTGACGGGTCGTGCGGTGGTCGTCATGGGCGTTCTCCGGCGGGAGGCATGGGCGTGGGAGCTGGGGAAGGGCCGGCGTCCGGTCCGGCCGCGGGCGCGTCGCACGGTCCGCGCAGCCGGCGCACCGCGGTCTCCAGTGCCTCGCGCTGGCGCGACGTACGGGCGTAGCCGGTGCCGGGCAGGCCGATGAGCATGTGGTGGTGGTCGAGGATCACCTCGCCCGCCAGCAGCGCGGCCGCACGGTCCCCGTGCCGCGTACCGTCGGCGACCGAGGTGACGAGGTCGGTGACCTCGGCGAGGTACCGCAGCCAGCCGCGTTGGCCGCCGTGCAGGATGAGCCGTTGCACACGGCGCCGTTCCGTGCCGGGGTGGACGGGCGGACGGCGCAGGGCCGCGACACTCGCGGGCAGTTCCCGCTCCGGTTCGGGTGTGAGACCGAGCCAGACCAGACTCCGACGACCGCTCATGCGTGCCTCCGGGGAGAGGGGTGGGAGGGGCCCGGCGTCACCAGCCGGGCGGGGGTGCCACGAGCAGGCGTGCGGTGCCTGGGGCACGGGTGCGGTGCCTGGGGCACGGGTGCGGTGCCTGGGGCACGCTGTGGGGTGCTCGGAGCTCGGGTGGGGTGCCTGGGACAGGCGTGGGGTGCCCGGACACCGGCGGGCACTCGACGGCGGGGACGTCGGCGGCGGCCGTCCATCGGGCCTTCCTCCGACCCCCATGACACTAACTAACTGATTAGTCAGTGTGCAACCCTTGACATGGACCACCCTCACTCGCAATCTGACTAATCAATCAGTCAGCGCTGAGCCGCCTCGTCCGCTGGAGTCAGCCGATGCACCCTGAAGCCACCGCCGTACCTCCCCTCGCCCCCGAGGACGACCATCCCGGTCAGGCCCTGGCCGCCCGCTATTACACCGATCCCGGGGTGGCCGAGGCCGAGACCCGGCACATCTTCGCCCGGTCCTGGCAGCTGGTCTGCCACGAGTCCGACCTGCCCGGCCCCGGCGCCCGGCTCACCGCCACCGCCGCGGGCCGCGAGGTCCTGGTCGTACGCACCGAG
Proteins encoded in this window:
- a CDS encoding NADH-ubiquinone oxidoreductase-F iron-sulfur binding region domain-containing protein, yielding MTTTARPVTTGPTRVRSLLAEPPEPTSTVKPPEPTSTVEPAEPAGTVLGASPGAVESLTAYLDTGGYRQRADDTPGELLAHLADAGLRGRGGAAFPAATKLAAVRDAGGAPVVVANGEEGEPGSVKDRWLLRARPHLVLDGLARAASITGARHGYVYVADPVAAERVRGALAERAPASPLDTVEVVETGHTYVAGEESAVVRRIDGGPALPLAKPPRPYQSGVGGEPTLVANVESLARIALIAARPDRRHRIARTTLLTLAGPAGTEPLLTEAPYGTTLRRLARAQGTRDARAALMGGLFGGLVGEGALDLPVDPDRLAEAGTALGCAAIRFLGPDDCPVSTAADAAAHLAAESARQCGVCVAGSGAVRDTLGALAAGRAPDGAVANLTRWAAGLPGRGACGLLDAAAGIAGSLLRAFPALVDTHLAGNCPSCRAAADRDAATAAERLTVPVPGPGPSPLPGSACVPGPFPPPSASGSAPGSAPARRT